In Desulfovibrio sp. UIB00, the following are encoded in one genomic region:
- a CDS encoding phosphoglycerate kinase: protein MPIKKMQDLDLTGKTVVIREDLNVPMKDGQVSNDKRIRASLPTITTALEKGAGVVLLSHLGRPTEGQYEEQFSLKPVAARLSELLDKPVALAATLEEAKAAPGTVTLLENVRFLKGEKKNDPALAAQLAALGDVYVMDAFGAAHRAHASTEGAVRVAKVACAGPLLQAELDAFAKVLNNPARPLAAIIGGSKVSTKLALLENLLEKVDVLIVGGGIANTFLAAAGYMVGKSLYEEDLVTDAKRIMEQAKNLNRELPLPVDVVTAEELAPGQAATTRAVGDVPADQMILDVGRDTIAQYKKLLSKVATVVWNGPVGAFETDPFGEGTKALAHYLADSKAFVVVGGGDSVAAVEKYGLSEKMGYISTGGGASLELLEGKVLPSVAALEDRS, encoded by the coding sequence ATGCCCATCAAAAAAATGCAGGATCTGGACCTGACAGGCAAAACCGTTGTGATTCGCGAAGACCTGAACGTGCCCATGAAGGACGGACAGGTATCCAACGACAAGCGCATCCGCGCTTCGCTGCCCACCATTACCACGGCCCTTGAAAAAGGCGCGGGCGTGGTGCTGCTTTCGCATCTGGGCCGCCCCACGGAAGGGCAGTATGAAGAGCAGTTCTCCCTCAAGCCCGTGGCCGCCCGCCTCTCCGAGCTGCTGGACAAGCCTGTTGCCCTTGCCGCCACCCTGGAAGAAGCCAAGGCGGCTCCCGGCACCGTGACCCTGCTTGAGAACGTACGTTTTCTCAAGGGCGAGAAAAAGAACGACCCCGCCCTGGCCGCGCAACTTGCCGCCCTGGGTGATGTATATGTGATGGACGCCTTTGGCGCGGCCCACCGCGCGCATGCCTCCACCGAGGGTGCGGTGCGCGTTGCCAAGGTTGCCTGCGCCGGGCCGCTGCTCCAGGCGGAGCTGGATGCCTTTGCCAAGGTGCTGAACAATCCCGCCCGTCCGCTTGCTGCCATCATCGGCGGCTCCAAGGTGTCCACCAAGCTGGCCCTGCTGGAAAATCTGCTGGAAAAAGTGGACGTGCTCATTGTGGGCGGCGGCATTGCCAATACTTTCCTTGCGGCTGCCGGGTATATGGTCGGCAAGTCCCTGTACGAGGAAGATCTGGTGACGGACGCCAAGCGCATCATGGAGCAGGCCAAGAATCTCAACAGGGAGCTGCCCCTGCCCGTGGATGTTGTGACCGCCGAGGAACTGGCTCCCGGTCAGGCGGCTACCACCCGCGCAGTGGGCGATGTGCCCGCAGACCAGATGATTCTGGACGTAGGCCGCGACACGATTGCGCAGTACAAAAAACTGCTGTCCAAGGTTGCCACTGTGGTGTGGAACGGCCCTGTGGGCGCATTTGAAACCGATCCCTTTGGCGAAGGCACCAAGGCCCTGGCGCACTATCTTGCGGATTCCAAGGCCTTTGTGGTGGTGGGCGGCGGTGATTCCGTGGCTGCGGTGGAAAAATACGGCCTGTCCGAAAAGATGGGCTATATTTCCACCGGCGGCGGCGCATCGCTGGAACTGCTGGAAGGCAAGGTGTTGCCCTCGGTGGCGGCGCTGGAAGACAGGTCCTAG
- a CDS encoding LysR family transcriptional regulator, producing the protein MEFPADTRSITLEHMRAFIAVGHCRSFQKAGEQLCRSQSAVTQSVKKLEAHLNCTLVERGNGHTFGLTTAGQRILPELEDILQRFDAVLRAARQPELRGRITVGIPPSFSTVELQAAVARLLALNPDLQIGVISAMSADIDRMLADGSLDVALINQYRFDSSHAPEGIFEVLAQQPLHWASGGHMELAPTVPVPLATYSEGSPWRSATLEALNTAGRSYDFAYVSASYESLCSSVLAGFGITALPDWDMDGRFVILDGTCDLPPLPQVRTVLKTAATSPVLRQFCDFIMQLPFFKNLRPQA; encoded by the coding sequence ATGGAATTCCCGGCAGACACGCGGAGCATTACCCTTGAGCATATGCGGGCTTTTATTGCCGTGGGCCATTGCCGCAGCTTTCAGAAAGCCGGGGAGCAGCTCTGCCGCAGCCAGTCGGCGGTGACGCAGTCTGTCAAAAAGCTGGAGGCGCACCTCAACTGCACACTGGTGGAGCGGGGCAACGGGCACACCTTTGGCCTCACCACGGCGGGGCAACGCATTTTGCCGGAATTGGAGGATATTCTACAGCGCTTTGACGCGGTCCTGCGCGCAGCCCGGCAACCTGAATTGCGGGGACGCATCACGGTGGGTATCCCGCCAAGCTTCAGCACGGTGGAATTGCAGGCAGCCGTGGCCCGCCTGCTGGCCCTGAACCCTGACCTTCAGATCGGCGTCATCTCGGCCATGTCTGCGGACATTGACCGCATGCTGGCGGACGGCAGCCTGGATGTGGCCCTGATCAACCAATACCGCTTTGACAGCAGCCACGCGCCCGAGGGCATATTCGAGGTATTGGCGCAACAGCCTCTGCACTGGGCAAGCGGCGGACACATGGAGCTTGCGCCGACCGTGCCCGTGCCGCTTGCTACCTACAGCGAGGGCAGCCCCTGGCGCTCCGCCACGCTGGAAGCCCTCAATACCGCAGGCAGAAGCTATGATTTTGCCTATGTGAGCGCCTCGTACGAAAGCCTGTGCAGCTCGGTGCTGGCGGGTTTTGGCATAACCGCCCTGCCCGACTGGGATATGGACGGACGCTTTGTCATCCTTGACGGCACGTGCGACCTGCCGCCTCTGCCGCAGGTGCGAACAGTGCTTAAAACAGCCGCGACCAGCCCGGTGCTGCGGCAGTTTTGCGACTTCATCATGCAACTGCCATTTTTTAAAAACCTGCGCCCTCAAGCCTGA
- a CDS encoding DMT family transporter: MEKSASVERPLKASEPGLGNGSAANTAQKGLNWRHVAAGVCFSIIWSSAFVAGKIVVTEMGPFVSLFYRFVGTVFVLGLLCGKSLWGPQAGRALRAGFVLGLLNNVAYLGLSFSALQLVSPPWVVVIVSCSPFVTLILGVARGLESFSAAKLLGFGLSLAGIVLMVGVGKLEGGAVQGLLLAAGATVAFSVGAVLFRGKYSNMPLLPVNFWMSVCAMLCFAPVAMQSSVTPLAVPIPAQLALVWLAVVSLLGMALWLLLIRTQGASSAAAYNMLNPLSGLALSALLLGVPIQPADVAGAAAIVTGLGVALCVRLEKR; encoded by the coding sequence ATGGAAAAATCAGCAAGTGTGGAAAGGCCGCTGAAAGCGAGCGAGCCAGGATTGGGAAATGGAAGCGCGGCAAACACGGCCCAAAAAGGTCTGAACTGGCGACACGTGGCTGCGGGCGTGTGCTTTAGCATTATCTGGAGCTCGGCCTTTGTGGCGGGCAAGATTGTGGTGACGGAAATGGGGCCATTCGTAAGCCTGTTTTACCGTTTTGTGGGCACCGTTTTTGTGCTTGGCCTCTTGTGCGGCAAAAGCCTGTGGGGGCCGCAGGCGGGCAGGGCGCTGCGGGCTGGATTTGTGCTCGGCCTGCTGAACAACGTGGCCTATCTGGGGCTGAGTTTCTCCGCCCTGCAACTGGTCTCGCCTCCCTGGGTTGTGGTCATTGTGTCCTGCTCGCCCTTTGTCACTCTTATACTTGGCGTTGCGCGCGGGCTGGAATCGTTCAGCGCGGCAAAGCTGCTGGGCTTTGGCCTGTCACTCGCTGGCATTGTGCTCATGGTGGGCGTGGGCAAGCTTGAGGGCGGGGCCGTTCAGGGGCTGCTGCTGGCTGCCGGGGCAACCGTGGCATTTTCCGTAGGTGCGGTGCTCTTTCGCGGCAAGTACAGCAACATGCCGCTGCTGCCCGTCAATTTCTGGATGTCAGTCTGCGCCATGCTCTGTTTTGCCCCTGTGGCCATGCAGAGCAGTGTGACGCCTCTTGCGGTTCCCATTCCGGCCCAACTGGCGCTTGTCTGGCTTGCTGTGGTGAGCCTGCTGGGCATGGCCCTGTGGTTGTTGCTCATCCGCACGCAGGGGGCGTCCTCTGCGGCTGCGTATAACATGCTCAATCCTCTGAGCGGGCTGGCCCTTTCGGCACTGTTGCTGGGCGTGCCCATCCAGCCCGCTGATGTGGCGGGTGCTGCCGCCATTGTGACGGGCCTTGGCGTGGCTTTGTGCGTGAGGTTGGAAAAGCGCTAA
- a CDS encoding dihydrodipicolinate reductase: MSKLRIAQYGCGKMSKYSMRYVYEKGAEIVAAFDVNPAVIGRDISAIIGGPERGVVVHHADEADKVLAALKPDACIITTMSLMRDIVDALMVCARNGVNAITTNEEAIFPMNSSPTITREVDAMAKKTGCTICGSGYQDVFWGNLIATLAGAMHTISKIKGSSSYNVEDYGIALAKVHGAGLDLPAFEKEIASADAISPAERQQLIERGEFLPSYMWNVNGWLAERLGLTVKSQVQKCVPQTHSAELRSETLGMTIPAGHATGMSAVVTTETAEGIVIESECVGKVYAPGEVDRNDWTLMGEPDTQVVITRPATVELTCATIVNRIPDLINAAPGYVTTDLMPVNSYRVKPLDHYVHK, encoded by the coding sequence ATGAGCAAATTGCGGATTGCCCAGTATGGTTGCGGAAAGATGTCCAAGTATTCCATGCGTTACGTGTACGAAAAAGGCGCGGAAATCGTAGCTGCCTTTGACGTGAACCCCGCAGTGATCGGCCGGGACATCAGCGCCATCATCGGCGGGCCGGAGCGGGGCGTTGTGGTGCACCACGCTGACGAGGCCGACAAAGTGCTGGCCGCGCTCAAACCCGATGCCTGCATTATCACCACCATGAGCCTCATGCGCGATATCGTGGATGCCCTCATGGTCTGCGCCAGAAATGGCGTCAACGCCATCACCACCAATGAGGAAGCCATCTTTCCCATGAATTCATCGCCCACCATCACTCGCGAGGTGGACGCAATGGCGAAAAAAACGGGCTGCACGATTTGCGGTTCCGGCTATCAGGACGTGTTCTGGGGCAACCTGATCGCCACCCTGGCCGGGGCCATGCACACCATCAGCAAGATCAAGGGCAGCTCCAGCTACAATGTGGAAGACTACGGCATCGCCCTTGCCAAGGTTCACGGCGCGGGGCTTGACCTGCCCGCCTTTGAGAAGGAAATTGCCTCGGCAGACGCCATTTCGCCCGCCGAACGTCAGCAGTTGATCGAGCGCGGCGAGTTTTTGCCCTCCTATATGTGGAACGTCAACGGCTGGCTGGCGGAGCGTCTGGGCCTTACCGTCAAAAGCCAGGTGCAGAAGTGCGTGCCCCAGACCCACAGCGCTGAGTTGCGCTCTGAAACGCTGGGCATGACCATCCCTGCCGGACACGCCACGGGCATGTCTGCCGTCGTGACCACGGAAACGGCTGAGGGCATCGTCATAGAGAGCGAATGCGTGGGCAAGGTTTACGCGCCCGGCGAGGTTGACCGCAACGACTGGACGCTCATGGGCGAGCCGGATACGCAGGTGGTCATTACCCGTCCCGCCACGGTGGAACTGACCTGCGCCACCATCGTCAATCGCATACCCGACCTTATTAACGCCGCGCCGGGCTACGTGACCACTGACCTTATGCCGGTCAACAGCTACAGGGTAAAGCCTCTGGATCATTACGTGCACAAGTAG
- a CDS encoding NifB/NifX family molybdenum-iron cluster-binding protein, translated as MKVAVSSEGPGLESQVDPRFGRAGGFVIVDMDTMQADYVDNGASQAAAQGAGIQTAERLAVLGVQAVMSGYVGPKAFTALKAAGLDVYQDMDNRSVGEAVRCLADGSVSPATAPNK; from the coding sequence ATGAAAGTAGCCGTTTCAAGCGAAGGGCCGGGGCTGGAATCGCAGGTTGATCCACGGTTCGGCAGGGCTGGCGGATTTGTGATCGTGGATATGGACACCATGCAGGCAGATTATGTGGACAACGGCGCATCGCAGGCGGCGGCGCAGGGTGCTGGCATCCAGACTGCTGAGCGGCTGGCTGTTCTTGGTGTGCAGGCCGTCATGAGCGGCTATGTGGGGCCCAAGGCTTTTACGGCCCTCAAGGCGGCTGGCCTCGACGTGTATCAGGACATGGACAACCGCAGCGTGGGCGAAGCCGTGCGCTGTCTTGCCGATGGCTCGGTCAGCCCGGCCACGGCTCCCAACAAGTAG
- a CDS encoding ATP-binding protein, translating to MRIVIASGKGGAGKTTVTACLAGQWERDLLLVDADVEAPNLHLLLHPSLAEPEPVYLEVPELVEEKCTGCGACRPMCSYGAIAMMGAKPMYFQDMCHGCGGCFEVCPEQALRVAQRELGALLLGSVSAGSKILPFLMGRTRVGEAMTPPLLRAQERKLAELLAGHPSDALMDAPPGVSCPAMTAARGADAVLLVAEPTPFGFYDFKLAHAAFAQLGRPVAVVMNRVGMEGNADCEDELRAWCAGAKLPILAELPFQREAAHAYAHGLPPTQAQGATGQEWRQRFAELAVKLREFAKGASHA from the coding sequence ATGCGTATTGTGATTGCCAGCGGCAAAGGCGGCGCGGGAAAGACCACCGTGACCGCCTGCCTTGCCGGACAGTGGGAGCGCGACTTGTTGCTTGTGGACGCGGACGTGGAAGCGCCCAATCTGCACCTTTTGCTGCACCCAAGTCTCGCGGAGCCTGAGCCGGTATATCTTGAAGTGCCGGAACTGGTGGAGGAAAAATGCACGGGCTGCGGCGCATGCCGCCCCATGTGTTCCTACGGGGCCATTGCCATGATGGGTGCAAAGCCCATGTATTTTCAGGATATGTGCCACGGCTGCGGCGGCTGTTTTGAGGTGTGCCCGGAACAGGCGCTGCGCGTGGCGCAGCGGGAGCTTGGCGCCCTGCTGCTGGGTTCTGTATCCGCTGGCAGCAAAATACTCCCCTTTCTGATGGGCCGTACCCGCGTGGGCGAGGCCATGACTCCGCCCCTCCTGCGTGCGCAGGAGCGCAAGCTGGCAGAATTGCTTGCGGGGCATCCCTCTGACGCACTCATGGACGCTCCCCCCGGCGTGAGCTGCCCCGCCATGACGGCGGCTCGCGGCGCGGATGCCGTACTGCTGGTGGCGGAACCAACCCCCTTTGGCTTTTATGATTTCAAGCTGGCGCACGCGGCCTTTGCGCAGTTGGGGCGTCCCGTTGCCGTGGTGATGAACCGCGTGGGCATGGAAGGCAACGCCGATTGCGAGGATGAACTGCGCGCATGGTGCGCGGGCGCAAAACTGCCCATATTGGCAGAACTGCCCTTCCAGCGCGAGGCCGCCCACGCTTACGCCCACGGCTTGCCGCCCACGCAAGCGCAGGGCGCAACCGGTCAGGAGTGGCGTCAGCGCTTTGCAGAACTTGCCGTCAAACTGCGGGAGTTTGCCAAGGGGGCCAGCCATGCGTGA
- a CDS encoding ATP-binding protein, translating to MREIVVISGKGGTGKTTVCAAFAALAHAQGQKAVLCDLDVDVPDMHILLDPQVQQEEVFISGNTARINPDLCTACGRCAELCRFDAVRLEDGLYSIDELGCEGCGVCHKLCPAHAVEFPERTCGAWYVSDTRFGPFVHAQLDPGQENSGRLVALLKRQARDKATKMGADLVLCDGSPGVGCPVISSLSGAALAVAVVEPTPSGRHDFARVAELCAHFRIPVAVLINKADLNAEEVARIHAVAAEGGHHVVGELPFSPLVTQAMVRRQALTEEISILTQPLAETLAAAWERVCSLASQPGRQGGINHL from the coding sequence ATGCGTGAGATAGTTGTTATCAGCGGCAAGGGCGGTACGGGGAAAACCACCGTATGCGCCGCATTTGCCGCCCTGGCCCATGCACAGGGGCAAAAGGCCGTACTCTGCGACCTGGATGTGGACGTGCCGGACATGCACATTCTGCTGGACCCGCAGGTGCAGCAGGAGGAAGTTTTTATTTCCGGCAATACGGCCCGCATCAATCCTGATCTGTGCACAGCCTGTGGACGTTGCGCCGAGCTGTGCCGTTTTGACGCAGTGCGGCTTGAAGATGGCCTCTACTCCATAGACGAACTGGGTTGCGAAGGCTGCGGCGTGTGCCACAAACTTTGCCCGGCGCACGCTGTGGAGTTTCCTGAACGGACTTGTGGCGCGTGGTATGTCAGCGATACCCGTTTTGGCCCCTTTGTGCATGCGCAGCTTGACCCCGGGCAGGAAAATTCCGGCAGGCTTGTGGCCCTGCTCAAACGTCAGGCTCGCGACAAGGCGACCAAGATGGGCGCAGACCTTGTGCTTTGCGACGGTTCGCCGGGTGTGGGCTGCCCTGTGATCAGCTCCCTTTCCGGCGCGGCTCTGGCCGTAGCTGTGGTGGAACCCACGCCCTCGGGGCGGCATGATTTTGCCCGCGTGGCGGAGCTGTGCGCGCATTTCCGCATCCCCGTGGCGGTGCTCATCAACAAGGCAGACCTGAACGCGGAAGAGGTAGCCCGCATACACGCAGTGGCCGCAGAGGGCGGGCACCATGTGGTGGGCGAGTTGCCCTTCAGCCCGCTGGTCACGCAGGCCATGGTGCGGCGGCAGGCTCTGACCGAAGAAATTTCAATCCTTACCCAACCCCTTGCCGAAACTCTGGCTGCAGCCTGGGAGCGCGTGTGCTCCCTGGCATCGCAGCCTGGGCGGCAAGGCGGCATAAACCACCTGTAA
- a CDS encoding NifB/NifX family molybdenum-iron cluster-binding protein, with product MSKTILAIPSQMPGGMDSGMGMHFGHCDIYTIVELENGQVAAQSTLESIPHQQGGCMAPVQYLASHGVNALLAGGMGMRPLMGFNQMGISVYFAGNQPTVGMAVQAFCQGKLTEFTPEHTCGGGH from the coding sequence ATGAGCAAGACTATTCTGGCAATTCCTTCGCAAATGCCCGGCGGCATGGATTCCGGTATGGGTATGCATTTTGGACATTGCGATATTTACACCATCGTGGAGCTGGAAAATGGTCAGGTCGCCGCTCAGTCCACCCTTGAATCCATCCCCCATCAGCAGGGCGGGTGCATGGCCCCTGTGCAGTATCTGGCTTCCCACGGCGTCAATGCTCTTCTGGCTGGCGGTATGGGCATGCGCCCCCTCATGGGCTTCAACCAGATGGGCATCAGCGTGTACTTTGCAGGCAACCAGCCCACCGTGGGCATGGCCGTACAGGCATTTTGCCAGGGCAAACTGACGGAATTCACCCCCGAGCATACCTGCGGCGGCGGGCATTAA
- a CDS encoding DUF134 domain-containing protein: MPRPCHCRRVSALPKNRCFKPNGIPLHELEEVVLSLDGLEALRLADFEDLNMDAAAARMGVSRHTFGRLLRRARRSVAQALVQGQALRIEGGVCAVDATAEGVASEDAMPGGLVVAVPSIAPGGLDAAPNAHFGRCQFYTLARVEDGNIGAVSIQPNPMHQGGDCAGPVQALLRLGVGALLAGGMGMRPLRALQEAGIAVYYNANLPTVADCLNAFAAGRLVPFGPGHLCQGGCASER, from the coding sequence ATGCCAAGACCTTGCCATTGCAGGCGCGTAAGCGCCCTGCCAAAAAACAGATGTTTCAAGCCCAACGGTATTCCCCTGCACGAACTTGAAGAGGTTGTGCTGTCGCTGGATGGCCTGGAAGCCCTGCGGCTGGCTGATTTTGAAGACCTGAACATGGATGCCGCCGCAGCCCGCATGGGTGTTTCGCGGCATACCTTTGGCAGGCTTTTGCGGCGCGCGCGCCGCAGCGTGGCTCAGGCTCTTGTGCAGGGGCAGGCCCTGCGCATTGAGGGCGGGGTGTGCGCTGTGGATGCGACTGCCGAGGGGGTAGCAAGCGAGGATGCCATGCCGGGCGGGCTGGTGGTGGCTGTGCCAAGCATTGCCCCTGGCGGCCTGGATGCTGCGCCCAACGCGCATTTTGGCCGATGTCAGTTCTATACCCTTGCCAGGGTGGAAGACGGCAATATCGGGGCGGTCAGCATTCAGCCCAATCCCATGCATCAGGGCGGGGATTGCGCCGGGCCTGTACAGGCCCTGCTGCGTCTTGGCGTTGGCGCTCTGCTCGCGGGCGGCATGGGCATGAGGCCCCTGCGGGCTTTGCAGGAGGCAGGTATAGCCGTGTATTACAATGCCAATCTGCCCACAGTGGCAGACTGTCTTAACGCCTTTGCTGCGGGCAGGCTTGTTCCTTTCGGCCCCGGGCATCTTTGTCAGGGCGGTTGCGCTTCTGAACGGTAG
- a CDS encoding MipA/OmpV family protein: MKIRGLSCFAALTILLLTAFSAIAEEGKTDSNRWGFNLGIGGTVSTSEYKGVERLGTALPLLGYEGEYLYLRGLSGGVHLFKNEYHEVNVQLSYLPQHFYASWSDNSGMKKLDDRYASAMAGINYRLRTELGVLAATLSTDALGVNKGVMADASYSYPIRFANMSLIPTAGVQWTDVNYNDYYYGVSKSEARASGLSNYSPESALSPYAELTLRVGLTESWSAFVSGKSQFLGQEITDSPMVERNNKYSLSGGFLYAF; this comes from the coding sequence ATGAAAATACGGGGATTGTCGTGCTTTGCGGCATTAACCATCCTTCTTTTAACGGCTTTTTCTGCCATTGCGGAAGAAGGCAAAACCGACAGCAACAGATGGGGATTCAACCTAGGCATTGGCGGCACTGTTTCCACCTCGGAATACAAGGGAGTGGAAAGGCTGGGTACGGCCCTGCCCTTGCTGGGATATGAAGGCGAGTATCTGTATTTGCGGGGATTGAGCGGCGGCGTGCACCTGTTCAAGAACGAATACCATGAGGTCAACGTGCAGCTTTCGTATCTGCCGCAGCATTTTTATGCTTCATGGAGCGACAACTCGGGCATGAAAAAGCTTGATGACCGCTATGCCTCGGCAATGGCCGGCATCAACTACCGCTTGCGCACTGAACTTGGCGTGCTCGCCGCCACTCTTTCCACTGATGCGCTGGGCGTGAACAAGGGCGTGATGGCTGACGCCTCCTATTCCTACCCCATCCGCTTTGCCAATATGTCGCTTATCCCCACGGCTGGCGTGCAGTGGACCGATGTGAACTACAATGACTATTATTACGGAGTGAGCAAGAGCGAGGCCCGAGCCAGCGGCCTGAGCAACTACTCGCCGGAATCAGCCCTCTCGCCTTATGCCGAACTGACCTTGCGGGTCGGCCTTACAGAAAGCTGGAGCGCCTTTGTGAGTGGAAAAAGCCAGTTTTTGGGACAGGAAATAACCGACAGCCCCATGGTTGAACGCAACAACAAGTATTCGTTGAGCGGGGGCTTTCTTTACGCATTCTAG
- a CDS encoding TetR/AcrR family transcriptional regulator has product MAPERKPVTGSQRKRNAAETRNRLLQAARRLFAKANYGNVGIREIGAAAGVNPALISRYFGSKRNLFLEVASILNSEGIEALPDVPPMEKTSMAMGSILSGGAQSAWATDFRITALSALDPNVSDVMAKTYDNIRQNIMEVLPGEQAATRAELILAQIMGASMVVNLLRGADSPRIDIEYMNKFYAKQLAELFACESAD; this is encoded by the coding sequence ATGGCTCCTGAACGTAAACCAGTCACTGGCTCGCAGCGCAAACGCAATGCCGCAGAAACCAGAAACCGTCTTTTGCAGGCGGCGCGAAGGCTCTTTGCCAAAGCCAACTACGGCAATGTGGGGATACGTGAAATCGGCGCAGCGGCCGGGGTAAACCCGGCACTTATCAGCCGCTATTTCGGCTCAAAAAGGAATCTTTTTCTTGAAGTGGCGTCCATTCTGAATTCAGAAGGCATTGAAGCCCTGCCTGATGTGCCGCCTATGGAAAAAACCAGTATGGCCATGGGCAGCATTCTTTCTGGCGGAGCGCAGAGCGCGTGGGCCACAGATTTTCGCATCACGGCCCTTTCTGCGTTGGACCCTAACGTCTCGGACGTGATGGCAAAAACCTACGACAACATCCGCCAGAATATCATGGAAGTGCTGCCCGGTGAGCAGGCCGCCACGCGGGCAGAGCTGATACTGGCGCAGATCATGGGGGCGTCAATGGTCGTTAATCTGCTGCGCGGAGCTGATTCGCCCCGGATTGACATTGAGTACATGAATAAATTTTATGCAAAGCAACTGGCGGAACTGTTCGCCTGCGAATCCGCTGACTGA
- a CDS encoding YccF domain-containing protein, with the protein MNSAISCLGNAIWFLCGGIVMGLVWWLYGVLCFISIVGIPWGRACFVMGNFAFFPFGKMPVARDVLTGRQDVGTGPWGTVGNIIWLVLAGVWIALGHLVSAVMCAVTIIGIPFAWQHVKLAALALCPIGKTIVPAPLADAAERAAAERGFRDGH; encoded by the coding sequence ATGAACAGCGCCATCAGTTGCCTTGGAAACGCCATCTGGTTTTTGTGCGGCGGCATTGTCATGGGCCTTGTGTGGTGGCTATACGGAGTGCTCTGCTTTATTTCCATCGTGGGCATTCCCTGGGGCAGGGCATGCTTTGTCATGGGCAACTTCGCCTTCTTCCCCTTTGGCAAAATGCCCGTTGCGCGCGATGTGCTCACCGGCAGGCAGGATGTGGGCACCGGCCCGTGGGGCACGGTGGGCAACATCATATGGCTTGTGTTGGCTGGCGTGTGGATTGCCCTGGGGCATCTGGTTTCCGCCGTCATGTGCGCGGTGACCATAATCGGCATTCCTTTTGCTTGGCAGCACGTCAAACTTGCTGCGCTGGCCCTCTGTCCCATCGGCAAGACCATTGTACCCGCGCCCCTGGCCGATGCTGCCGAACGCGCAGCAGCAGAACGAGGCTTCCGCGACGGGCACTAG
- the purM gene encoding phosphoribosylformylglycinamidine cyclo-ligase — protein MSSDRAKAYTQAGVDIEAGNALVSRIKGMVQSTQTRGVISDIGGFGGLFRPDLNGMTEPVLVSSTDGVGTKLKLAFACNKHDTVGIDLVAMSVNDILVQGANPLFFLDYFATGKLDVETAQTVIGGVAEGCRQSGCALLGGETAEMPDMYAPGEYDLAGFCVGIVDNAKLIDGSGIQVGDKIIGIASSGLHSNGFSLARKVLDQSGLSLTDPFPGADGASVGDVLLTPTTIYVEAVRSLLRDMNVKGMAHITGGGFYDNIPRVLPSQVEARIHFGSWQMAPVFNWLKEAGNLSWPEILQIFNGGIGYVLVVPADQAEEAINRIQAFKLRAWCIGEIARRSKDDEQEQVIINF, from the coding sequence ATGTCCAGCGACCGCGCAAAAGCCTACACTCAGGCAGGCGTTGATATTGAGGCGGGAAACGCTCTCGTTTCACGCATCAAAGGCATGGTTCAGAGCACGCAGACCAGAGGCGTCATTTCCGATATTGGCGGCTTCGGCGGCCTGTTCCGGCCTGACCTCAACGGCATGACCGAACCTGTGCTTGTTTCTTCCACCGATGGCGTGGGAACCAAGCTCAAACTGGCTTTTGCCTGCAACAAGCACGATACTGTGGGCATCGACCTTGTGGCCATGAGTGTCAACGACATTCTGGTTCAAGGTGCCAACCCCCTGTTTTTTCTTGACTACTTTGCAACCGGCAAACTTGACGTAGAAACCGCCCAGACCGTCATTGGCGGCGTGGCCGAAGGTTGCCGTCAGTCCGGATGCGCCCTGCTTGGCGGTGAAACCGCCGAAATGCCCGACATGTACGCACCCGGCGAGTATGACCTTGCCGGTTTTTGCGTGGGCATTGTAGATAATGCCAAGCTCATTGACGGCTCCGGCATTCAGGTGGGCGACAAGATCATCGGCATCGCCTCCTCTGGCCTGCACTCCAACGGCTTTTCCCTGGCCCGCAAGGTGCTTGACCAGAGCGGCCTTTCCCTCACCGATCCCTTCCCCGGCGCGGATGGAGCCAGCGTTGGCGATGTGCTGCTGACGCCCACCACCATCTACGTGGAAGCGGTGCGCTCCCTCCTGCGCGACATGAACGTCAAGGGCATGGCCCACATCACCGGCGGCGGCTTTTACGACAACATTCCCCGCGTACTGCCCTCCCAGGTGGAAGCGCGTATTCATTTTGGCAGCTGGCAGATGGCCCCCGTCTTCAACTGGCTCAAGGAAGCGGGCAACCTCAGCTGGCCGGAAATTCTGCAAATATTCAACGGCGGCATCGGCTATGTGCTGGTGGTTCCTGCCGATCAGGCCGAAGAAGCAATCAACCGCATTCAGGCCTTCAAGCTGCGGGCATGGTGCATAGGCGAAATAGCCCGCCGTTCCAAGGATGACGAACAGGAACAGGTCATCATCAACTTCTAG